A single window of Coleofasciculus sp. FACHB-1120 DNA harbors:
- a CDS encoding low-complexity tail membrane protein — MRSFWSEPFLWIHLAGLATVPIWLELCWLGLAVGDPVLPVWLELFLVATVGIAPVLWMQLSRPFNIFSILAVAMKPSELTLNQRRLLSQFKSPANQLVAVLAAGFMLWMLWLIYQAAPLAAAVTPLPPEWRFAGLLVAALAFLASNLFLQIPLSVARVLLTNEAAFFATQPCSAEQIPQQFTIPGVQVNQILPPEISETSAISPSLQEPINAGIEAPASSD, encoded by the coding sequence ATGCGCTCTTTTTGGTCGGAACCGTTCTTGTGGATTCATCTTGCCGGTCTAGCAACCGTTCCGATTTGGCTGGAACTATGCTGGTTGGGTCTGGCAGTTGGCGATCCCGTGTTGCCGGTATGGTTAGAACTATTTTTGGTTGCGACTGTAGGCATTGCACCCGTGCTGTGGATGCAGTTGAGCCGTCCTTTTAACATCTTCAGCATTCTGGCAGTGGCAATGAAGCCAAGTGAACTGACGCTGAACCAGCGACGCCTGTTGTCACAGTTCAAGTCACCCGCGAACCAATTGGTAGCCGTTCTGGCAGCGGGTTTCATGCTGTGGATGTTATGGCTAATCTATCAGGCAGCACCGCTAGCGGCGGCCGTTACACCGCTTCCTCCAGAGTGGCGATTCGCTGGACTGCTCGTAGCGGCGCTGGCATTTCTGGCAAGCAATTTGTTCTTGCAGATACCGCTGAGCGTGGCGCGAGTCCTCCTGACTAACGAAGCCGCATTTTTTGCTACACAACCCTGTTCAGCAGAACAAATTCCCCAACAATTTACGATTCCGGGAGTACAGGTGAATCAAATCTTACCGCCGGAAATTTCAGAGACATCTGCTATATCGCCTAGCCTACAAGAACCAATCAATGCAGGAATAGAAGCGCCAGCGTCCTCCGACTAA